A window of the Cystobacter fuscus genome harbors these coding sequences:
- a CDS encoding sigma 54-interacting transcriptional regulator yields the protein MSRSEPRDSQSPPLVAEVSTAIGHERRAAASADQVVPVLTLFSHPTATRAGERLLLEGIASGREVALSRNGPNFTRPGETFGQPLSDPFVSRNPLVFSPGEGGRLRLRVGEGGTRVVVDEQLVTSREFTPEELAAGVLLELSGRVVLLLHQDSGRARAPGDTLGMVGESPGIRRVREHVQRIADLHVPVLIRGETGTGKELVAQAIHQHGPRKGHPFLSVNLGAIPKELAAAELFGAHRGAFTGATREREGFFRAAQGGTLFLDEVGEAPPEVQVMLLRVLETGELYPVGGHTPIKTDVRLISATDANLEEHIREGRFKAPLLHRLAGYEIRLPPLRERREDIGMLFLHFAREELQAIGEAHRLTPRDPYAEPWLPASLAVRLLRYSWPGNIRQLRNLTRQLVIGSRGQPVLQLDSRLAGELDAAAGPIPKPAAPAAPPSAVARRKSTEVTGDELLSALRRHAWDLKSAADALGIPRSSIYDLIDKHPNIRRAGTLSAEEISACHQECGGDLDAMVQRLEVSKKALNRRLKELGLA from the coding sequence ATGTCCCGCTCCGAGCCCCGCGATTCCCAGTCCCCCCCGCTGGTCGCCGAGGTCTCCACGGCCATTGGCCACGAGCGGCGCGCCGCGGCATCCGCCGACCAGGTGGTGCCGGTGCTGACCCTCTTCTCCCATCCCACGGCCACTCGGGCTGGAGAGCGGCTCCTGCTGGAGGGGATCGCCTCCGGCCGGGAGGTGGCTCTGTCCCGCAACGGCCCGAACTTCACCCGGCCTGGAGAGACCTTCGGGCAGCCCCTGTCCGACCCTTTCGTGAGCCGCAACCCCCTCGTGTTCTCACCGGGTGAAGGGGGGCGGCTCCGGCTGCGCGTGGGCGAGGGCGGAACCCGGGTGGTGGTGGACGAGCAGCTCGTGACGAGCCGTGAATTCACGCCGGAGGAGCTGGCGGCGGGCGTGCTGTTGGAGCTCTCGGGCCGGGTGGTGTTGTTGCTGCACCAGGACTCGGGCAGGGCGCGAGCACCCGGTGACACGCTGGGCATGGTGGGCGAGAGCCCTGGCATCCGGCGCGTACGCGAGCACGTCCAGCGCATCGCCGACCTCCATGTCCCGGTGTTGATCCGGGGGGAGACCGGGACGGGCAAGGAACTGGTGGCCCAGGCCATCCACCAGCACGGCCCGCGCAAGGGGCACCCCTTCCTCAGCGTGAACCTGGGCGCCATCCCCAAGGAGCTGGCGGCCGCCGAGCTGTTCGGCGCGCACCGGGGTGCCTTCACCGGAGCGACCCGGGAGCGCGAGGGCTTCTTCCGGGCGGCCCAGGGGGGCACCCTGTTCCTCGACGAGGTGGGCGAGGCGCCTCCGGAGGTGCAGGTGATGCTGCTCCGGGTGCTGGAGACCGGCGAGCTGTACCCGGTGGGTGGGCATACGCCCATCAAGACGGATGTCCGGCTGATCTCCGCGACCGATGCCAACCTGGAGGAGCACATCCGGGAGGGGCGCTTCAAGGCGCCGTTGCTGCATCGTCTGGCCGGTTATGAGATCCGGCTGCCACCCCTTCGCGAGCGCCGCGAGGACATCGGGATGCTGTTCCTGCACTTCGCCCGGGAGGAGTTGCAGGCCATTGGCGAGGCCCACCGCCTGACGCCCCGGGATCCCTATGCCGAGCCATGGTTGCCGGCGTCGCTCGCGGTGCGCCTGCTGCGCTACTCGTGGCCCGGCAACATCCGGCAGTTGCGCAACCTCACCCGGCAGTTGGTGATTGGCAGCCGGGGGCAGCCCGTGCTGCAACTGGACTCGCGGCTCGCCGGAGAGCTGGACGCCGCCGCGGGGCCCATCCCGAAGCCAGCGGCACCCGCCGCTCCTCCCTCGGCGGTGGCTCGCCGCAAGTCCACCGAGGTCACCGGAGACGAACTCCTCTCGGCGCTCCGGCGGCACGCCTGGGATCTCAAGTCGGCGGCGGATGCGCTCGGAATTCCGCGCTCCTCCATCTACGATCTCATCGACAAGCACCCGAACATCCGCAGGGCGGGAACCCTGAGCGCGGAGGAGATCTCCGCCTGCCATCAGGAGTGCGGAGGCGACCTGGACGCCATGGTCCAGCGCCTGGAGGTGTCCAAGAAGGCGCTCAACCGGCGCCTCAAGGAACTGGGACTGGCCTGA
- a CDS encoding GON domain-containing protein, translating into MMYAPRWKKLMFAASLAVLPACGMEEPNSPEAQPQAPTEPGQTRAALTTGPASCQDIKNANPSAADGPYVLFLGGDRARPWTAWCRDMAGTPAEYLSLPSTGPSLNFSQYTAGYNNGWGATNVRTLFSKVRIDPATLRVSTGDQTFSTSSGLLWHGDAVTSMAYAAAMNCDFGNPGLGNVDLRGTPFAATPGEFVAVGYYGSGGATYSSDNQVVDLWNRGECGWMSVQGADHPFNGRGAQLQLQYRRSTPASCQDIKTAHPSAADGEYVLYVNGDASKPWTAWCRDMAGTPAEYLSLPSTGPSLNFSQYTAGYNNGWGATNVRTLFSKVRIDPTTLRVSTGDQTFSTSSGLLWHGDAVTSMAYAAAMNCDFGNPGLGNVDLRGTPFAAAPGEFVAVGYYGSGGATYSSDNQVVDLWNRGECGWMSVQGADHPFNGRGAQLQLQYAPPPA; encoded by the coding sequence ATGATGTACGCCCCCCGTTGGAAGAAGCTGATGTTCGCCGCCAGCCTCGCCGTCCTCCCCGCCTGCGGGATGGAGGAGCCAAACAGCCCCGAGGCCCAGCCACAGGCCCCCACGGAGCCAGGCCAGACGCGGGCCGCGCTCACGACCGGCCCGGCGAGCTGCCAGGACATCAAGAACGCCAACCCCTCCGCGGCGGATGGCCCCTACGTGCTGTTCCTCGGCGGCGACAGGGCCAGGCCCTGGACGGCCTGGTGCCGCGACATGGCGGGCACTCCCGCCGAGTACCTGTCGCTGCCGTCGACGGGCCCCTCGCTCAACTTCTCCCAGTACACCGCGGGCTACAACAACGGCTGGGGGGCCACCAACGTGCGGACCCTCTTCTCCAAGGTTCGCATCGACCCCGCCACCCTGCGCGTGAGCACCGGTGACCAGACCTTCTCCACCTCCTCCGGGCTGCTGTGGCACGGGGATGCCGTCACCTCCATGGCCTATGCCGCGGCGATGAACTGTGACTTCGGCAACCCCGGCCTGGGCAACGTCGACCTGCGCGGCACGCCCTTCGCGGCGACACCCGGCGAGTTCGTGGCGGTCGGCTACTACGGCTCCGGTGGGGCCACCTACAGCTCGGACAACCAGGTGGTGGACCTGTGGAACCGGGGGGAGTGCGGCTGGATGTCGGTGCAGGGTGCCGACCATCCCTTCAACGGCCGCGGCGCTCAGTTGCAACTCCAGTACAGGCGGAGCACGCCGGCGAGCTGCCAGGACATCAAGACCGCCCATCCCTCCGCGGCGGATGGTGAGTACGTGCTGTACGTCAACGGTGATGCCTCCAAGCCCTGGACGGCCTGGTGCCGCGACATGGCGGGCACTCCCGCCGAGTACCTGTCGCTGCCGTCGACGGGCCCCTCACTCAACTTCTCCCAGTACACCGCGGGCTACAACAACGGCTGGGGGGCCACCAACGTGCGGACCCTCTTCTCCAAGGTTCGCATCGACCCCACCACCCTGCGCGTGAGCACCGGTGACCAGACCTTCTCCACCTCCTCCGGGCTGCTGTGGCACGGGGATGCCGTCACCTCCATGGCCTATGCCGCGGCGATGAACTGCGACTTCGGCAACCCCGGCCTGGGCAACGTCGACCTGCGCGGCACGCCCTTCGCGGCGGCGCCCGGCGAGTTCGTGGCGGTCGGCTACTACGGCTCCGGTGGGGCCACCTACAGCTCGGACAACCAGGTGGTGGACCTGTGGAACCGGGGGGAGTGCGGCTGGATGTCGGTGCAGGGTGCCGACCATCCCTTCAACGGTCGCGGCGCTCAGTTGCAGCTCCAGTACGCGCCGCCTCCCGCGTAG
- a CDS encoding protein kinase domain-containing protein codes for MHPDFEVELRVALAEGLVSEQEADSLREEARRLERSPLALLRERGRLSEGTLLSMMAQVRGATPRVADARDEKAPETPAFPVSGWERYQCMRFLGEGGMGRVFLAHDPRLNRNVALKFVRGDDPELTRRFLSEAKAQARVNHERVCKVYEVGEVQGRVYIAMQFIEGRTLSALARELSVEQKALVLREAAEGVHEAHRVGLIHRDLKPSNIMVERAEDGTLRPYVMDFGLARDWNDGATVTGAVMGTPQYMSPEQARGEVSHLDRRSDVYSLGATLYSVLTGQPPIPGGNGLEVLNNIFKVEPRPPRAVDPNIPADLEAIALKCLEKERSARYDSARALAEELGHFLSGEPVRARSNGVWYRLRKKLRKHRLVASVASVAAVLVLLALGQTVLARRETAVRERLARRFAESVERIEALARYSDLSHLHDTRADQRAIRARMAALEAEIQAAGEQAVGPGHYALGRGYLALGDEVRARESLESAWKHGFREPRVAYALALVTGHQYQEQLLEAERLRDAERREARKREVERRYREPALAWLRQSEGAEVPSTAYVAALLAFYENRWDEALSLLDTLGTELSWFHEAPTLRGDILQARAMRNWNLGEHERALADFEAGRKAYAQAAASGESVASIYTAQGGLEYGALILELYGKGDVAPHYTRALEAVSRALVAMPEHYDARVLESRLYRRLAEHRRNLGDYSETLPEKAVSAARSALELEPSRSKARLELGQGYWIWGYTRQSHSLDPREQLRKAVESFESIAPEERDYDFHLNLGMVHKTWADYDEQVGADPLPGYGKSIESYLSALQLDGQVPEGWINLGIAYYTRATHPRAPAPDGDLTQALAALDKARALNPGHVVPYFYAGLAHALVAQRLRVSGGEPGPSLERSAEMYRKGLELSPGIPQLHNGLCLTRVQQAQAAWDRGGDPFPALEQARTACEQSVTLAPESGYGHINLSEVLAHRALYLRARGEDPGPSVRAADEALRLALQWLPENAGALANRGMVHAILATFELEHGRDPRPSSTRAEAALRRALAHNPTHAEAWYSLGEALGAKALSPGGRPQDSEEALQAFQKGLELAPERQEFRIGFGHFLRRWSTRLMQGKQDPGPSLQRGLELAQQLLAVRPGWPDARLLRGSLLAIQASLPSAPPGQKQEWRRQAREDLSSALSANPGFQREWGDTLQRLQSSGP; via the coding sequence ATGCATCCGGATTTCGAGGTCGAGCTGCGGGTAGCCCTGGCCGAGGGCCTTGTCTCCGAGCAGGAAGCGGACAGTCTGCGCGAGGAGGCTCGGCGCCTGGAGCGCAGTCCCCTGGCGCTGCTCCGTGAGCGAGGCCGTTTGTCCGAGGGGACGCTCCTCTCGATGATGGCCCAGGTCCGGGGTGCCACGCCCCGGGTGGCCGACGCTCGAGACGAGAAGGCTCCCGAGACCCCGGCCTTCCCCGTCAGCGGTTGGGAGCGCTACCAGTGCATGCGCTTCCTCGGCGAGGGGGGAATGGGGCGGGTCTTCCTCGCGCATGATCCACGGCTGAACCGGAACGTGGCCTTGAAGTTCGTCCGGGGTGACGATCCCGAGCTCACCCGGCGCTTCCTCTCCGAAGCCAAGGCCCAGGCACGGGTGAACCACGAGCGGGTGTGCAAGGTCTACGAGGTGGGCGAGGTTCAAGGGCGCGTCTACATCGCGATGCAGTTCATCGAGGGGCGGACGCTGAGCGCGCTCGCCCGCGAGCTCTCCGTCGAACAGAAGGCGCTGGTGCTCCGAGAGGCCGCCGAGGGCGTGCACGAGGCGCACCGCGTGGGTCTCATCCACCGGGATCTCAAGCCCTCCAACATCATGGTGGAGCGCGCGGAGGATGGGACGCTGCGCCCCTACGTGATGGACTTCGGGCTGGCGCGAGACTGGAACGATGGGGCCACCGTCACCGGCGCGGTCATGGGCACGCCCCAATACATGTCGCCCGAGCAGGCTCGCGGCGAGGTCTCCCACCTGGATCGCCGCTCGGACGTCTACAGTCTGGGCGCCACCCTCTACAGTGTGTTGACGGGCCAGCCGCCCATTCCCGGCGGCAACGGCCTGGAGGTGCTCAACAACATCTTCAAGGTGGAGCCACGCCCACCGCGCGCGGTGGATCCGAACATCCCCGCGGACCTCGAGGCCATCGCGCTCAAGTGCCTCGAGAAGGAGCGCTCGGCCCGGTATGACTCCGCGCGCGCCCTGGCCGAGGAACTCGGCCACTTCCTGTCGGGCGAGCCGGTACGGGCCCGCTCCAACGGAGTCTGGTACCGCCTGCGCAAGAAGCTCCGCAAGCACCGGCTCGTGGCATCCGTGGCCTCGGTGGCGGCAGTGCTCGTGCTCCTGGCGCTGGGCCAGACGGTGCTGGCCCGCCGCGAAACCGCCGTGCGCGAGCGCCTGGCCCGGCGCTTCGCCGAGTCCGTGGAACGCATCGAAGCACTGGCGCGCTACTCGGACCTCTCCCACCTGCACGACACGCGCGCGGATCAGCGCGCCATCCGCGCGAGGATGGCGGCGCTCGAGGCGGAGATCCAGGCCGCGGGCGAGCAGGCCGTGGGGCCCGGTCACTACGCGCTGGGGCGCGGCTACCTCGCACTCGGAGACGAGGTCAGGGCTCGCGAGTCCCTCGAGTCCGCCTGGAAGCACGGCTTCCGCGAGCCCCGGGTGGCTTACGCACTGGCCCTGGTGACGGGGCACCAATACCAGGAGCAGTTGCTGGAAGCCGAGCGCCTCCGCGACGCCGAGCGGCGAGAGGCTCGCAAGCGCGAGGTCGAGCGTCGCTACCGGGAGCCGGCGCTGGCCTGGCTCCGTCAGAGTGAAGGTGCCGAGGTTCCCTCCACCGCGTACGTGGCGGCGCTGCTCGCCTTCTACGAGAACCGGTGGGACGAAGCCCTCTCCCTGTTGGACACGCTCGGCACCGAGCTGTCCTGGTTCCATGAGGCTCCCACGCTGCGCGGAGACATCCTCCAGGCCCGCGCCATGCGGAACTGGAACCTGGGCGAGCACGAGCGCGCGCTGGCGGATTTCGAGGCGGGCCGGAAGGCCTATGCCCAGGCGGCGGCGAGCGGCGAGAGCGTGGCCTCGATCTACACGGCCCAGGGAGGGCTGGAGTACGGCGCGCTGATCCTGGAGCTCTACGGGAAGGGCGATGTCGCTCCCCACTACACCCGGGCCCTCGAGGCCGTCTCCCGCGCGCTCGTGGCCATGCCGGAGCATTACGACGCCCGGGTGCTGGAGTCCCGCCTCTACCGGCGGCTCGCCGAGCATCGACGCAATCTGGGCGATTATTCGGAGACCTTGCCGGAGAAGGCGGTGAGCGCCGCGCGGAGCGCGCTGGAGCTCGAGCCCTCGCGTTCGAAGGCCCGGCTGGAGTTGGGGCAGGGTTATTGGATCTGGGGCTATACCCGCCAGAGCCACTCCCTGGATCCGCGCGAGCAACTGCGCAAGGCGGTCGAGAGCTTCGAGAGCATCGCCCCGGAGGAAAGGGATTACGACTTCCACCTCAACCTGGGCATGGTCCACAAGACGTGGGCCGACTACGACGAGCAGGTGGGCGCGGATCCGCTGCCCGGTTACGGCAAGTCGATCGAGTCCTATCTCTCCGCCCTCCAACTGGACGGCCAGGTGCCGGAGGGATGGATCAACCTGGGCATCGCGTACTACACCCGGGCCACCCACCCGCGGGCCCCGGCTCCGGACGGAGATCTCACCCAGGCACTGGCGGCGCTGGACAAGGCCCGGGCCCTCAACCCCGGGCACGTGGTGCCCTACTTCTACGCGGGACTGGCGCATGCGCTCGTGGCCCAGCGGCTGCGCGTGTCGGGAGGTGAGCCCGGTCCCTCGCTGGAGCGCTCCGCGGAGATGTACCGGAAGGGGCTCGAGCTCAGCCCCGGCATTCCCCAGCTCCACAATGGCTTGTGTCTGACACGGGTCCAGCAGGCCCAGGCGGCCTGGGACCGCGGCGGGGATCCATTCCCCGCGCTGGAGCAGGCCCGGACGGCCTGCGAGCAGTCCGTGACCCTCGCACCCGAAAGCGGCTACGGGCACATCAACCTCAGTGAGGTGCTCGCCCATCGAGCCCTGTACCTGCGTGCCCGGGGAGAGGATCCCGGCCCGAGCGTGCGCGCGGCCGACGAGGCCCTGCGGCTGGCACTCCAGTGGCTTCCGGAGAACGCGGGAGCCCTGGCCAACCGCGGCATGGTCCATGCCATCCTGGCCACTTTCGAGCTGGAGCACGGGCGCGATCCCCGCCCCAGCAGCACGCGGGCCGAGGCGGCGTTGCGGCGGGCCCTCGCTCACAATCCGACCCACGCCGAGGCCTGGTACTCCCTGGGTGAGGCGTTGGGGGCCAAGGCGCTCTCTCCAGGAGGACGCCCCCAGGACTCCGAGGAGGCGCTCCAGGCCTTCCAGAAGGGTCTCGAGCTGGCTCCGGAGCGGCAGGAGTTCCGCATCGGCTTCGGGCATTTCCTCCGTCGCTGGTCCACCCGACTGATGCAGGGCAAGCAGGACCCGGGCCCCTCGCTTCAACGAGGGCTGGAGCTGGCCCAGCAGCTCCTCGCGGTTCGTCCCGGATGGCCAGACGCCCGGCTCTTGCGAGGCAGTCTTCTCGCGATCCAGGCGTCGCTCCCCTCCGCTCCCCCCGGACAGAAGCAGGAGTGGCGAAGACAGGCCCGGGAGGATCTCTCCAGCGCGCTCTCCGCCAACCCGGGCTTCCAGCGGGAGTGGGGCGACACCCTCCAGCGCCTCCAGTCCAGCGGGCCCTGA
- a CDS encoding serine protease, translated as MKSYLCVSVLGSAVVLGCGAQFAEPEAAPVSEQTLSQDEQQIINGNESFVNDVPFQARITVNGSHQCGGSLIHRQWVLTAAHCVDGVSVSALRVITGDHRISVTDSTEQVRTVTRYIKHPSFRYVSNAPVDDVALIELSSPVSINRGTQIIYLNDGNPDYADYSYYPQPIVSGWGWTSAYGSQSDVLRQANIPVQPNATCNAAPLARDLYSTELCAGSYTGACHGDSGGPLYRENPELRLLGIVSWGRGGTCDSYSVFTRVSSYVGWITSYTGSLAPRLVSMNWTGAGADGTIQLVCNSTGEVVSGLTTSNGIIISLDCPNSMVTATCNITPSIYRVIDGFDRTVNGNTQYLPYTSTTATDSVFVNAGDTVRYHCVASD; from the coding sequence TTGAAATCGTACCTCTGTGTATCGGTGCTGGGCTCAGCCGTTGTCCTGGGATGTGGGGCACAGTTCGCGGAGCCAGAGGCGGCCCCGGTTTCCGAGCAAACGCTCAGCCAGGACGAGCAGCAAATCATCAATGGCAACGAGTCCTTCGTGAACGACGTGCCCTTCCAGGCACGCATCACGGTCAATGGCAGCCATCAATGCGGTGGTTCCCTCATCCACCGCCAATGGGTGCTCACCGCGGCGCACTGCGTGGATGGGGTTTCCGTATCGGCCCTTCGCGTCATCACGGGAGACCACCGGATCTCCGTGACGGATTCCACCGAGCAGGTCCGGACCGTTACCCGCTACATCAAGCATCCCAGCTTCCGCTATGTGAGCAACGCCCCCGTGGATGACGTGGCGCTCATCGAGCTGTCGTCGCCCGTGAGCATCAACCGGGGCACGCAGATCATCTATTTGAATGACGGTAATCCAGACTACGCGGACTACTCCTACTACCCGCAGCCCATCGTCTCTGGCTGGGGCTGGACGTCCGCATACGGGAGCCAGTCCGACGTGCTCCGTCAGGCCAACATCCCCGTACAGCCCAACGCCACCTGCAACGCGGCCCCCCTGGCTCGCGATCTCTATTCGACGGAGCTGTGCGCGGGCTCCTACACCGGGGCATGCCATGGTGATAGCGGCGGCCCGCTTTACCGGGAGAACCCCGAACTGAGACTGCTTGGCATCGTGAGCTGGGGCCGGGGCGGGACGTGCGATTCGTACAGCGTCTTCACCCGCGTGTCCTCCTACGTGGGCTGGATCACCAGCTACACCGGCTCCCTGGCGCCCCGCCTGGTGAGCATGAACTGGACGGGGGCGGGCGCGGACGGAACCATCCAACTCGTGTGCAACAGCACGGGCGAAGTGGTCAGCGGGTTGACGACGTCCAATGGCATCATCATCTCCCTGGATTGTCCCAACAGCATGGTCACGGCCACATGCAACATCACGCCGTCCATCTACCGCGTCATTGACGGCTTTGATCGTACCGTCAACGGGAACACCCAGTACCTGCCCTACACCTCAACCACTGCCACGGACTCGGTGTTCGTCAACGCGGGGGACACCGTTCGCTACCACTGCGTGGCGTCGGACTGA
- a CDS encoding sensor histidine kinase yields the protein MDPHFLFNTLNAIAEWCRTDGAVAEAAVLRLSAMLRSVLAGVRAATWPLAQELELVRTLFELHLLRDPDLFQLTQEVEPGLESFPVPPLVLLPLAENAVKHGPAAGHRGPIHLTVRAHGDTLVFTLENPGASRGPREGSSGLPTVERRLALAYAGGAHLTLSSENARTRVTVTLPRASPPTGLTT from the coding sequence CTGGATCCCCACTTCCTCTTCAACACCCTCAACGCCATCGCCGAGTGGTGCCGGACGGATGGCGCCGTGGCCGAGGCCGCCGTGCTGCGGCTGTCCGCCATGCTGCGCAGCGTGCTCGCCGGGGTGCGCGCCGCCACCTGGCCCCTGGCGCAGGAGCTGGAGCTGGTGCGCACGCTCTTCGAGCTGCACCTGTTGCGCGACCCGGACCTCTTCCAGCTCACCCAGGAGGTGGAGCCCGGCCTGGAGTCCTTTCCCGTGCCGCCGCTCGTCCTGCTGCCGCTCGCGGAGAACGCGGTGAAGCACGGGCCCGCCGCCGGACACCGCGGCCCCATCCACCTCACCGTGCGCGCACACGGGGACACGCTCGTCTTCACCCTGGAGAACCCCGGCGCCTCGCGTGGCCCCCGCGAGGGCAGCAGTGGCCTGCCCACGGTGGAGCGCCGGCTCGCCCTGGCCTACGCGGGCGGCGCCCACCTCACCCTGAGCAGCGAGAACGCACGCACCCGCGTCACCGTCACCCTGCCCCGCGCGAGTCCCCCCACGGGGCTCACGACCTGA
- a CDS encoding GON domain-containing protein yields MNSNRLNPTVMNPSFAIAFRRWLSPLSKLGMLTALMTTTASHATSPVVDQANEPYSLYSVQLYTGAVPGGQTFTVGTAGKLSRVSVYVQKQCLPDCPDMLVQLRSTSGQVLASSTVSHTLIPTGSYNWIDAGFSQSLGVFPGEQYAIVIQNAQPYVSGGYDWRYEANSSVDSYPGGMLFQVGYNSHPAYDLYFRTYVTPNEVHDCAEVRAQNPAAPDGTYPLTLGGKQVDVYCHDMAGTPREYLTVKTAATTNYSYYGQGQNTSAGGQATWYFKVRLDPVALTLALDDTTFSWSQGWMRFGSTFLYTNPLGSAGDCVADRSQTGRSNIDLTGTPFGIVPGQFLVSGYHPAGSITYSGSQIVNLTGGGYCGFTSDPDNRLQLTLQ; encoded by the coding sequence ATGAACTCCAACCGCCTCAACCCCACAGTCATGAACCCATCCTTCGCGATTGCATTCCGCCGCTGGCTGTCTCCCCTCTCCAAGCTGGGGATGCTGACGGCCTTGATGACCACGACGGCCAGCCATGCCACGTCGCCCGTGGTGGACCAGGCGAACGAGCCCTACTCGCTCTACTCCGTCCAGCTCTACACGGGAGCGGTGCCCGGCGGACAGACCTTCACGGTGGGCACCGCCGGGAAGCTCTCGCGGGTCTCGGTGTATGTGCAGAAGCAGTGTCTGCCGGACTGCCCGGACATGCTGGTGCAACTCCGCTCGACCTCGGGCCAGGTGCTCGCCAGCAGCACGGTGAGCCATACCTTGATTCCTACCGGCAGCTACAACTGGATCGACGCCGGGTTCTCGCAGTCGCTCGGCGTCTTTCCGGGCGAGCAGTACGCCATCGTGATCCAGAACGCCCAGCCGTACGTCTCGGGGGGTTATGACTGGAGGTACGAGGCCAACTCCTCCGTCGACTCCTATCCTGGCGGGATGCTGTTCCAGGTCGGGTACAACTCCCACCCCGCGTATGATCTGTACTTCCGGACCTACGTGACCCCCAACGAGGTGCACGACTGCGCCGAGGTTCGCGCGCAGAACCCCGCGGCCCCGGACGGCACCTACCCGCTCACGCTCGGTGGCAAGCAGGTGGATGTATACTGTCACGACATGGCCGGCACGCCCCGTGAGTACCTCACGGTGAAGACGGCGGCCACCACCAATTACTCGTACTACGGCCAGGGGCAGAACACGTCCGCCGGCGGGCAGGCGACGTGGTACTTCAAGGTGCGCCTCGACCCTGTGGCGCTCACGCTCGCGCTCGACGACACCACCTTCTCCTGGAGCCAGGGCTGGATGCGCTTCGGCAGCACCTTCCTCTACACCAACCCGCTGGGAAGCGCGGGCGACTGCGTGGCCGACCGTTCCCAGACGGGCCGGAGCAACATCGATCTGACGGGCACGCCCTTCGGCATCGTGCCCGGCCAGTTCCTGGTCAGTGGGTATCACCCGGCGGGCTCGATCACCTACAGTGGCAGCCAGATCGTCAACCTCACGGGAGGTGGATACTGCGGCTTCACCTCCGACCCCGACAACCGCCTGCAACTCACCTTGCAGTAG